The Thalassotalea sp. LPB0316 nucleotide sequence AAAGCCGCTTGTGCTTTTTCAACTAAAACAGCAAATGCTGCTTTGTCGTATACAGCGATGTCCGCTAAGATCTTACGATCGATCTCGATAGATGCTTTCTTAAGACCGTTGATGAAACGGCTGTAAGATAAACCATTTTGACGAGATGCAGCGTTAATACGAGCAATCCATAATTGACGGAATTGACGTTTACGCTGACGACGGTCAC carries:
- the rplT gene encoding 50S ribosomal protein L20, yielding MARVKRGVVARRSHKKILKQAKGYYGARSRVYRVAFQAVTKAGQYAYRDRRQRKRQFRQLWIARINAASRQNGLSYSRFINGLKKASIEIDRKILADIAVYDKAAFAVLVEKAQAAL